A single region of the Deltaproteobacteria bacterium genome encodes:
- the mrdA gene encoding penicillin-binding protein 2: MKKSSSFEPHTAEIFNNRLKLVSLLVVFVFFALVFRLWYLQLIKGSEYRIKSENNRIRLQDIPPFRGMIFDRQGDLLVDNRPSYDMYIIPEDVQDKDKLLDNLGELADLDREQALQRLSAGRKYPFRPVLIKRDLGWPELARVETNLYNLPGVMIQVKPQRNYLFGKFASHVIGYLGEISETQLASGRYPDNKRGDLIGKYGVEMCWQKQLNGFRGGEQVEVDAAGRKLRVISRKPPVSGANIALTLDKDLQILAEECLNGKKGAVVALDPGTGEILAMASRPAFDPNLFIRGIDPKEWRRIVSSKDSPLQNRAIAGQYPPGSVFKIVVALAGLEEGILDPSEEVFCNGSYTVGRRSYRCWKRGGHGPMALHDALVQSCDVYFYKLGRRLGVDKIAEYAERLGLGHRPGFDLGMDKPGLIPTTRWKLKRWGIPWQPGETISTSIGQSYVLVTPLQMALMIAAIFNGGVLYQPQVIKWVGKDGRMIREFKPVLKRRLNAKPENLELIKYALVGVVNEPRGTGRRAKVKGITVAGKTGTAQVVTLEKEKIAKAGGEVPPEFRDHAWFVAVAPAEHPRLAIAVLVENGGHGGSAAAPIAGRLIEAYFTGKRVADAGTRPQQTGLTN, from the coding sequence GTGAAAAAGAGTTCCAGTTTTGAACCCCACACCGCCGAGATTTTCAACAACAGATTGAAACTCGTCAGTCTGCTCGTGGTGTTCGTCTTTTTCGCCCTGGTATTCCGCCTGTGGTATCTCCAGTTGATAAAAGGGTCCGAGTATCGGATCAAATCGGAAAACAATCGTATACGTCTCCAGGACATTCCTCCTTTCCGCGGCATGATATTCGACCGTCAAGGCGATCTGCTCGTGGACAATCGTCCCTCTTATGACATGTACATCATTCCGGAGGACGTCCAGGACAAGGACAAACTTCTGGACAATTTGGGGGAATTGGCGGATCTTGACCGTGAACAGGCGCTTCAGCGGCTTTCGGCAGGTCGCAAGTATCCCTTTAGACCCGTTCTCATCAAGAGGGATCTTGGCTGGCCTGAATTGGCCCGGGTGGAGACCAATCTCTACAATCTTCCCGGAGTCATGATTCAGGTCAAACCCCAACGGAACTATCTTTTCGGAAAATTCGCCTCCCACGTCATCGGTTACCTGGGGGAGATCAGTGAAACCCAACTGGCCAGCGGCCGGTACCCGGACAACAAGCGAGGGGATCTCATAGGGAAATACGGGGTTGAGATGTGCTGGCAGAAACAACTCAACGGCTTCCGGGGAGGTGAACAGGTGGAGGTGGATGCGGCCGGTCGCAAGTTGAGGGTGATATCCCGCAAGCCCCCTGTCTCAGGTGCGAACATCGCACTGACCCTGGACAAGGATCTGCAGATCCTGGCTGAGGAATGTCTTAATGGCAAAAAGGGGGCGGTTGTAGCCCTTGATCCCGGTACCGGAGAGATCCTGGCCATGGCGAGTCGTCCGGCCTTTGATCCAAATCTTTTCATCAGGGGAATTGATCCGAAGGAATGGAGACGGATCGTATCCAGCAAAGATTCTCCTCTCCAGAACAGGGCCATTGCCGGCCAGTATCCCCCGGGATCCGTGTTCAAGATCGTGGTGGCCCTGGCGGGGCTGGAGGAAGGCATCCTGGATCCGTCAGAAGAGGTTTTTTGCAACGGCAGCTACACTGTTGGAAGGAGATCTTATCGCTGCTGGAAGCGGGGGGGGCATGGCCCAATGGCCCTTCACGATGCTTTGGTTCAGTCCTGCGATGTCTACTTTTACAAGCTGGGACGCCGGCTGGGGGTGGACAAGATCGCCGAGTACGCCGAAAGGCTCGGGCTTGGTCATAGGCCGGGTTTTGATCTGGGAATGGACAAGCCGGGACTCATCCCGACAACCCGTTGGAAACTCAAGAGGTGGGGAATCCCCTGGCAGCCCGGAGAGACCATTTCCACGTCCATCGGGCAGAGCTATGTGCTGGTGACACCGCTGCAAATGGCCTTGATGATCGCAGCGATTTTCAACGGGGGAGTGCTTTACCAGCCGCAGGTCATTAAATGGGTCGGTAAGGATGGACGGATGATCCGTGAATTCAAACCGGTCCTCAAAAGGCGCTTGAATGCCAAGCCTGAAAATCTCGAATTGATCAAGTATGCGCTCGTGGGCGTGGTGAACGAACCCAGGGGGACCGGCAGGAGGGCCAAGGTCAAGGGTATCACGGTGGCCGGAAAGACCGGAACGGCCCAGGTCGTAACCCTGGAGAAGGAAAAGATCGCAAAAGCCGGGGGGGAGGTGCCTCCCGAATTCAGAGATCATGCCTGGTTCGTGGCCGTGGCACCTGCAGAACATCCCAGGTTGGCCATTGCGGTCCTGGTGGAAAACGGGGGTCACGGGGGAAGTGCTGCCGCACCGATCGCCGGAAGACTCATCGAGGCCTATTTTACCGGCAAACGTGTCGCGGACGCCGGAACGCGGCCTCAGCAGACAGGGCTTACAAACTGA